The sequence CTTTAAAATTCCTGGGAATGATGCATATTTTAGGGGAATGCTGAAAAGATGCAGAAATGGAAAAGACCATTCTTCTACCAAGATAGATAAGATAGATTTGTTTTCGATGTCTATGATGAAATCTACATTTCGTTGGTAAAAGGCGCCATAAATGTGAAACTTAGTTTCTGGATTCATTTCTGAGGTGATAATTTTTAcagtttgaaaaaatagttcaaaCGAACTTGGGGAAAACTGTaaaacggctgtctcagtcttataatacaaacgaatgttgtttactgtccgacgtttcggcctttgatgtaggcctttttcaaggaaaactggaaaatttattgtgttacattgacaaaaacatagagcgttgaacaaataatacaatgtaaaaacttactaaagtctatcgtttatagtcaaaatttgtcgatgtCTGACGCTACGTTGTCTGGTCAATTTTAGAACATGCTTTAAAATACTACGAGAAAATGGTCATTTACTtaaaaactgaatcaaaagttattaaaaaacaattcttactattgactgcataacaaatattttgctTGCATAAATCACGTACAGTGTCACAACTACTTAGTTTAACGACTATTCTGAAGCTTTCATCATGGTGATCAAAAACAATGAGCTTATCAACGTTATTAAGTAACGTTATCGTTGAAAAAGCTCAGCAAAGTGCTGTGTAGAGTACGGTAGTATTGGTGTTTATCGGAGAGTTTTCATTTCTTATCGTATTTGATGGATTTGATAGCATGTAGAATACCAGCGTAAGTGGTGTTGAGGCCTTGTACATCGGTGCGATGATTAACTGTTTTGGTAGTATTGGAAATATGACACATTTCCAACAGAGGCAAAGCTGTAGATCGCAATGATCGATCTATAATCTttgttttctccaatgcaaaattGTGTCCATCATTGATGGTGTGATGAATGAGTGCTGTTTTTTCTTTTAGCCTTGATATTTCTTCATCTGCGTGTGGTGGTGGATTTTCagttagttttaaaaattgattaaTGTTGGATCGATGACCACTGAGTCTGGTTTTCAGTTGATTGGTTGTCATTCCAATGTATGCATTTTCACAGTCATTACAGGGAATGCTATAGATGACGTTTGATTGTTTAAATGGATCAACAGGATCTTTAATCGGTCGGAGTAGAGATCGTGTTGTTTTAATCGGTCTATGGCTCAGTTTTGTTGTTGGGAAGTCCGGTTTTAGTACTTTTGTAATTTGTTTGCTGAGAATGGGTATGAATGGTATGGATCTATAGTATAGATTTTCTCGTAGTATTTTAAAGCATGTTCTAAAATTGACCAGACAACGTAGCGTCAGacatcgacaaattttgactataaacgatagactttagtaagtttttacattgtattatttgttcaacgctctatgtttttgtcaatgtaacacaataaattttccagttttccttgaaaaaggcctacatcaaaggccgaaacgtcggacagtaaacaacattcgtttgtattataagactgagacagccgGTTTACAGTTTTCCACGATTATCATCCCAGTCGAAATCAAGTATAACCTCAAACGAACTTGTATTAGCATTTTCAGGTGGAAAAAatacagaaacaaaaatttgttcTACTCCTGATATGTATGATTTAACCCATAGTTTCTCAAGCTCTTTATGTTTTGGTGTTAAAATTTCTTCTGAAGCTATGCAAACATTTATGGCAATTAAAACACCTTCACCCGATATTTTTATGGCTGAGAGATAAGTCTTGGTCATGCCGAAATACATAAAATGATTTCCACatatttttccacttttttcACTTTCGTCCTAGCTACTTTcagtttccagaaaaaaaacaagacgATAACACgagattttgatgaatttctttcatcagTCTGAGGATCTCAGTTTATTTAAAAATGTAGTTGATAGAATTATCcggcactctctctctctctctctgattTTGAACTCGTTGATTTGAAAGATGCCGTCGAAACTCTTCCAGTTTTTATGGAACAAAAATATgctctaacttttctcgaagatagctgaaccgattttcacaaacttagattcaaatgaatggtcccatagcctgctattgaatttcattgggatccgacttccggttcggagttatacggtaatatgtgaaaattaagtaataAATATGCACGCGGACATGGCTTggcctattttcacaaactaagattcaaacgaaaggttttgagactatttaaaattttctagagcattttttcaggattcgacttccagtttcggaactAGAGTGCGataaatggaaaattttcaatttcatgtgtctttttttttcatggcaAACACAAGTACAAATCCCACAACACTGAccgataaattcatctagttcatCATCTAGAACTTATTGGTTTGTGGACATAAAAGCTTGATTCGGCACTAATAGTTTCCTATTTTCTGTTCCGGGAGCACCGaaggtagtgaagaaaaactccagaagaagaactcacttcgatttcttggcgatgcttgaaccaattttcacaaatcttgatttaaattaaagctcatattgtcttaaaagctactgtgaaatttcatccggatctgatgttcggttccgcaattacagggcgatgagtgttaaagctttcaaaccgccatataaaatgacgatacaaaaccagtacgcaccggtacgaactggtacggaagaagaaaacacaactcgcCTTTACAAACAATACACACAGcgggctttgttcaatttcgtacacgctatatatAAAACGAAAATCAACACCGAAGCTGATTACtgtttttcacaagcttaggttcaaattaacggttttatgattctatacaaagctttagaatttcatccgaatacaattttcagttccggaattacggggTGAAGAGTATCAAAAGTTGTATAGCGTCAGTTTAACGGGCGAAACCAAAAACGTGAAAAAGTTCTAAACtgggctcgaaactattccaaccgtTAGTCATTGTTATTGAACTAATTTCAGCTGTCCTGGTtaccgatttccgattccggaagcatcgaaaatagtgtttaaattctccaaaatgaaacacaaactttttttctcagtgatggtttggcCGACTTTCTCGAACTTAGGTTTAAGCCGAAGGCGTTATAATCccaaataaaattcctgaatttcatatgaatctgactcccggttccggagctactggGTTAAGAGTTTACAATTTTATACCGCTACCTAAATCGACGTAGCAAAAGTAGAAAACTTTCTTTTCAATCAGTTTCAAATCTGTTCCAATCTGTAGCTCATATTCGTCACTGGTGATACGATCCAGCCTCGGGTATTCCGGTCCTCCAAATAAGGAAGTATTGGAAATTGTggtaaaaaactgcaaaaagggtcAACTTTACTTTTTTTCCAAggcggccaaatcgattttcacaaacttatagaagGAAAAGGCTTACGGTTTCAAACAGAATCCCTGAGTTCGTTGTGGATAATATTTCCGTTTCCGGTTGTTTTTAGAaccccacagtaatatttatgatggtatgagtaatatgagaaagacatcattgcaccactaggtggattgaaacaggattTTCCAAAAAGTGACTTATCATTAAGTTCAAATTTGCTATTGCTGATACTTTCagtttcggaaatgaatgacttTGTGTCAAACATCTGCCCAAATTCGTATCAGAACATATCTTatccacggaacgaccgaaattagcactgcgcctaattcgtattactgtttttgaattagttgattttaacaacaaaatttccaaaataactacaaaattagttgacattgagaatttattttgctgaaaaaaactcttatttttagagaatgtgttaagttggcgaatatcctggacataaaccagcaatatttcaatccaacacgaaattctcattgacaactaatatggttattaaaatcagaaaatttgtttctatttatctatcaccatcattactgaagaacagaaagaaaacaaaaatgaaatgggttcttttaacaagtttattagccaaaaactcatgagaagtgtcaaagcaaaacaatccattaaaaagctaaaaaggacagtcttattgaaactacttgcaaattgtttagatgtttttcgcatgtgttacgatatatccatatacaaatttctaaaccgatatgtaaaaatgacgtaaactcttagcggAAAGTGtacttattcagaatttgtgcgcatttgaagcgattgtacgtaataatgtttttacgcggaacagtgaaatgagtttcgaatgttgcactctaattgtatatgtcaaatgatattttttgtatcttccaaccttccgggctacgtcctccggtgtgctacttgtattcggtttttgttttccgagtgctcaaagttttcagagagtcgatttcgcgaagtcgaatgaagaaaatagcGATTTaggagaaaaaattataaaaagaagcttatgtttcgtttaggtctttttctccaatacaacatcgtatttatacctgccaatatagaaaagacaaccgcgactgaatttttttcggtagtagtgtgccatctagtggctagtagtcattacggtgttaacattttctcggtgacagagcgccatatagcagaaaattgcagaagccaattcaatcattcacgttggttgaaaacaacggtttatttctctaattcaactaaaaaactagttgaatggaaataaagtgtgccttagctaagaaatgacagcacgtttaattggtgaattcaactaaaaaaatagtcattttaacaaatattttattattattaagggaaataGAATTATAAAAACCAAAttggcaaaagtaagatttttttagttgtctaaaaaaataactaactaaaatcagaaaatcaactatttttttcgccaaaatgctgatttcggtctttcagtgtcaaaaatatgttttgatgAGACTGTTCGAATGACAAAAGAATAATAGCAATTGACACACTACTAGGTGCATTAGGATGAAGTTTTTAAATTGTCATTCTTGGATATAGCTTCATCTAACCACAAATAAAGTGCAGGAATAAAATCCAACTGTCCCGAATATTTCAATTCTGGAACATTGTGCAACACGTTTGCGACAAATGGAAACACATCGCTCACCACCACAATCATCCCCCTCCCTCGTAAAATAGATTTCGCTTGAACAGAAAAGTTAGGTTTGGACAAAAAATAATGTTGTTCCGAAAATGGGGAAATCATTCCCGTTGGCCATCGTGTTTCATTTTCCTCCGTATTCGTTGAGTAAACAGTTGGTTGTTATAAGACGATAATGAATCTTCCGCCCATGAAACGGCCCCATCCGTCTCCATACCGACTGGGAGGACCATGCTTCTCGCAGAGATTCGCTTTCGCTTTCGCTTGATGTTTGGTGGTGAAATTAAGACGTGGAGTCATTACTGGTGAATTACTTTGATATATCTAAGCAAGGATCTGGGCTGGCGAAACGGTGGGAAGAGAAGAGAATCCCATCAAATAATGCGGATCCGGAAAAGGCGTTTCATTGAATTGTACGCAGTGCCGCCTATCAGTTCCGTTTGTACGTGGTTGTGATTTTAGATAAAAAGTTTTAAGTATGTCTGAAGTATCGCCCAAGATCAATGATTTTGGCATGCTGGTATTCTGTTTTGCCTTCAGAGTTCTGTTTTGTTCCCTGCACTCCTCTTTAAGCTGATTATTATTCTGGATTGTTTGAACCTTTCCGAAGAGGGTCTTATCTAGTATGTTTATATCATCACTGAGAGTTGTCATTGAGTCAAAACAATATGTTCATATGGAGTTTTTGAAGTGTTTTCACTGACTGGAAACGGATTTGAATAACTCAACTCATATGTAGAGCGTACGTACACAGGAAATTGTTTTATTGCATCAAAAAGTGTTGCTACACAGGTAATACAATTTTACGATCCCATCAGTTCCAGTCCCCTCGGGCTGATGGTTTTATGGCACTATAAATTTAGGATTATTCTTCGAAATACACTGCATAATCGAGTAAGAAGCATCGCAATGGTTCTTGATGCCGTCACCACTGTCCCGACAAATGTCGAGAGCAACTCGCATCGGTTCCGCTAACTCATCCGGCATAATGGTTTCAATCTGCTTTATAGTAGCATCATAGTTCAACTTTCCCTTTCGAATCTGCAAAGAAAGTGTAATTAGATTATGAAGGTACAATCGGATAAGTGAGCGAAACAATGCACGGCTTGAAATGGTTGGATCAACCCAACGACACTTTCCCCAGCAGCTCTCTATTCGTTGCGGTCATTCTGTAATATCTGTGTACACCACTTCAAAGTAAACTCACGCTCAACAACTTCAGAACTCCCCCTTCCCTTGCACTCACCGTTTGCATCATCTCCATTATACAGTTAACGTAGCATTTGAGTTCTTTGACGTCGGGAAACTTCGACTCGCGC comes from Malaya genurostris strain Urasoe2022 chromosome 3, Malgen_1.1, whole genome shotgun sequence and encodes:
- the LOC131438111 gene encoding general odorant-binding protein 72-like, whose product is MAKRAKLILLCWIVTLASVDLRRGGLGVDGKATMEQMLKTGEMMRNVCLGKTKANEDQVNGLRESKFPDVKELKCYVNCIMEMMQTIRKGKLNYDATIKQIETIMPDELAEPMRVALDICRDSGDGIKNHCDASYSIMQCISKNNPKFIVP